The following coding sequences are from one Streptomyces sp. NBC_01294 window:
- a CDS encoding MbtH family protein, whose product MGRFTVVVNGEEQYSIWAEGRELPLGWRDAGVAGTKEECLAHIDEVWTDQRPLSVR is encoded by the coding sequence GTGGGACGGTTCACCGTTGTCGTCAACGGGGAAGAGCAGTACTCGATCTGGGCCGAGGGACGTGAACTGCCCCTGGGCTGGCGGGACGCGGGTGTGGCCGGGACCAAGGAGGAGTGCCTCGCGCACATCGACGAGGTGTGGACGGACCAGCGGCCGCTGAGCGTGCGCTAG
- a CDS encoding serine/threonine protein kinase — MERLRHDDPPHTGPHITLARLDAESEQAVPARRFIARSADGDRTFLAFLPRTDVDPTRWAIEAEGARRLSIPGFLPVGEVGGTADLPWYTAPYVPALPLPAALRAHGGPLPEPVVRALGASLARTLSTAHALGVTHAGLSPAAVLLTTEGARLGCFGAVRAAAPDGMRRSGLPGLDSGSLAPEQAAGGRPRPLGDVYALGAVLAYAGTGHTVPERDELPPFLRELIMACLSRDPERRPQAHQVLTHLESHLEARPVSHPEPAAPTAAHQATVLDTAAPIPLPAPVVAALARQSAQVLAAELPAPAPLD; from the coding sequence ATGGAACGGCTGCGCCATGACGACCCTCCGCACACCGGGCCCCACATCACCCTGGCCCGGCTCGACGCGGAGTCCGAACAGGCCGTTCCCGCGCGCCGCTTCATCGCCCGCAGCGCCGACGGCGACCGCACGTTCCTCGCCTTCCTCCCGCGCACCGACGTCGACCCGACCCGCTGGGCGATCGAGGCGGAGGGTGCCCGTCGGCTCTCGATACCGGGATTCCTTCCGGTCGGGGAGGTCGGCGGCACGGCGGACCTCCCCTGGTACACGGCGCCGTACGTCCCCGCCCTCCCGCTCCCCGCCGCCCTGCGCGCTCACGGCGGTCCGCTGCCGGAGCCGGTCGTACGAGCCCTGGGCGCTTCCCTCGCCCGGACGCTGTCCACCGCCCACGCCCTCGGCGTGACGCACGCCGGCCTCTCCCCCGCCGCCGTACTGCTCACCACCGAAGGCGCCCGCCTGGGCTGCTTCGGGGCGGTACGGGCCGCGGCCCCGGACGGCATGCGGCGCAGCGGCCTGCCCGGCCTCGACTCCGGCAGCCTCGCGCCGGAACAAGCGGCCGGTGGACGGCCGCGCCCGCTGGGCGACGTGTACGCCCTGGGGGCGGTGCTCGCCTACGCGGGAACCGGCCACACCGTCCCCGAACGCGACGAACTTCCCCCCTTCCTCCGCGAACTGATCATGGCCTGCCTCTCCCGCGATCCCGAGCGGCGTCCGCAGGCGCACCAGGTCCTCACCCACCTGGAGTCACACCTGGAGGCACGCCCGGTGTCACACCCGGAGCCGGCCGCACCCACGGCGGCACATCAGGCCACCGTCCTGGACACGGCCGCCCCGATCCCCCTGCCGGCGCCCGTGGTCGCCGCGCTCGCACGCCAGTCGGCGCAGGTCCTCGCGGCCGAACTCCCCGCTCCCGCTCCCCTGGACTGA
- a CDS encoding protein kinase domain-containing protein: MLSPLTHDDPHRLGPYRLIARLGSGGMGTVYLARSATGRTAALKTMHARIATDPATRTRFRLEVDAARVIGSVHGAQVFDADPLAETPWLATEYVLGPPLDDAVSLAGPLPEPAVRALGALLCAALAQLHASDVVHRDLKPSNIMITADGPKVIDFGIARAIGDDRLTRTGTAAGTPAFMSPEQATGREHTPAGDVFALAGVLTYAATGHGPFGTGQHADLIYRVRYADPDLTGVPPALLPILTRCLGKNPADRPDTTELAAQLHPGRGGGFAGHLPEPLLMEIARRAGGVWQARPHRLPAPPGHDLAATFPSGNPSAPFTPSVLSRRKLLTLGGSSVLGAAAVGAGVWAWAWPGRPKPPAASSKEPAWDLLWQVQKAGSADPLIPPAPLVLDGLLLVGEYGVQGLDPATGAAKWSDPQVYFMRRTATDGKQIYAADYTLEETDPLRVSAVDPATGDLKAPFSELKDLRAILYGTQLLCAAGDAVYLAGGRGPHMPTGFAKGQTWFLLGIDTRSGGKLWEVPLPARPDKSERLHFLSAQAVGEYLVLVQQSADGEPRLVVHNARTGKALWDRPLSGRQSALSRARVAVDGRHVYPSAGELVALGLADGKPAWRFEGATPGARFSPPAVKDGVVYAVEEGRGMVALDATSGALRWAEKSREVPAEDLDTPPTVGIAQVYVYSKASSGLLAADLRTGAVTRPFKAAKARYFAHASAGRLIAIGDEYVAAYPLA; this comes from the coding sequence ATGCTCTCCCCCCTGACCCACGACGACCCGCACCGGCTCGGCCCGTACCGCCTCATCGCCCGCCTGGGCAGCGGCGGCATGGGCACCGTCTACCTCGCCCGCTCGGCCACCGGCCGTACGGCGGCGCTGAAGACGATGCATGCCCGCATCGCCACCGACCCCGCCACCCGCACCCGCTTCCGCCTGGAAGTGGACGCGGCCCGCGTCATCGGCTCCGTCCACGGCGCCCAGGTCTTCGACGCCGACCCGCTCGCCGAAACTCCCTGGCTGGCCACCGAGTACGTCCTCGGCCCACCCCTCGACGACGCCGTCTCCCTCGCGGGACCCCTCCCCGAGCCCGCGGTACGCGCGCTCGGAGCCCTGCTCTGTGCGGCTCTGGCCCAGCTCCACGCCTCGGACGTCGTCCACCGCGACCTCAAACCCTCCAACATCATGATCACGGCAGACGGCCCCAAAGTCATCGACTTCGGCATCGCCCGAGCCATCGGCGACGACCGCCTCACCCGCACCGGTACCGCCGCCGGCACGCCCGCCTTCATGTCCCCCGAGCAGGCGACCGGCCGGGAACACACCCCTGCGGGAGACGTCTTCGCACTCGCCGGCGTCCTCACCTACGCGGCCACCGGCCACGGCCCCTTCGGCACCGGACAGCACGCCGACCTCATCTACCGCGTCCGCTACGCCGACCCCGACCTCACCGGAGTCCCCCCGGCCCTGCTCCCGATCCTGACCCGCTGCCTCGGCAAGAACCCGGCCGACCGCCCCGACACCACCGAACTCGCCGCCCAGCTGCACCCCGGGCGGGGCGGCGGCTTCGCCGGCCATCTCCCCGAGCCCCTGCTCATGGAGATCGCCCGCCGCGCCGGTGGCGTCTGGCAGGCCCGGCCCCACCGCCTCCCGGCCCCACCGGGACACGACCTCGCCGCAACCTTCCCGAGCGGCAACCCGTCCGCCCCGTTCACCCCGTCCGTCCTGTCCCGCCGCAAGCTCCTGACCCTCGGCGGGAGTTCCGTACTCGGAGCGGCGGCGGTCGGAGCCGGCGTCTGGGCCTGGGCCTGGCCGGGCCGTCCGAAGCCGCCCGCCGCCTCCTCGAAGGAACCGGCGTGGGACCTGCTCTGGCAGGTCCAGAAGGCCGGCTCCGCCGACCCCCTCATTCCCCCCGCGCCGCTCGTCCTGGACGGACTGCTCCTCGTGGGCGAGTACGGCGTACAGGGCCTGGATCCCGCGACCGGAGCGGCGAAGTGGTCGGACCCCCAGGTCTACTTCATGCGCCGGACCGCCACGGACGGCAAGCAGATCTACGCCGCCGACTACACCCTGGAAGAGACCGATCCCCTCCGCGTTTCGGCGGTCGATCCGGCCACCGGAGACCTCAAGGCCCCGTTCAGTGAACTCAAAGACCTGAGAGCGATCCTCTACGGAACCCAGCTGCTCTGCGCGGCGGGTGATGCCGTCTACCTGGCGGGAGGCCGGGGCCCTCACATGCCCACCGGTTTCGCCAAGGGCCAGACATGGTTCCTGCTGGGCATCGACACCCGTTCGGGCGGCAAACTCTGGGAGGTCCCGCTCCCCGCTCGACCGGACAAGTCCGAGCGCCTGCACTTCCTGTCCGCACAGGCCGTGGGTGAGTACCTGGTCCTCGTCCAGCAGTCCGCGGACGGAGAACCGCGCCTCGTCGTACACAACGCACGGACGGGCAAAGCGCTGTGGGACCGGCCGCTGAGCGGCAGGCAGTCGGCTCTCAGCCGGGCCCGGGTGGCCGTGGACGGCCGCCACGTGTACCCGTCGGCGGGTGAACTCGTCGCGCTGGGCCTGGCCGACGGCAAGCCGGCCTGGCGTTTCGAAGGGGCGACGCCGGGGGCGCGGTTCAGCCCGCCGGCCGTCAAGGACGGTGTGGTGTACGCGGTGGAGGAAGGCCGCGGCATGGTCGCCCTCGACGCCACGAGCGGGGCACTGCGGTGGGCGGAGAAGAGCCGCGAGGTCCCGGCCGAGGACCTCGACACCCCGCCCACAGTCGGGATCGCGCAGGTGTACGTGTACAGCAAGGCCTCGTCCGGGCTGCTGGCCGCGGACCTGCGGACCGGCGCCGTGACCCGTCCCTTCAAAGCCGCCAAGGCGCGGTACTTCGCCCACGCGTCCGCCGGGCGGCTCATCGCCATCGGCGACGAATACGTCGCCGCGTACCCCCTCGCTTGA